From the genome of Cognaticolwellia beringensis, one region includes:
- the rimP gene encoding ribosome maturation factor RimP yields MAKFEHKLTAMLRPAVEETGKELLGVEFISAGNHSVLRLFIDHENGIDVDDCAEVSRQVGAILDVEDPISSEYSLEVSSPGLDRPLFDKAHFEAVVDETVEVKISMPLNGRRKFKGKLVAVDNDSLIVMVDNEEYVLVISNIDKAHLVFNHRK; encoded by the coding sequence TTGGCTAAATTTGAACACAAATTAACCGCAATGTTACGTCCTGCCGTTGAAGAAACGGGTAAGGAATTATTAGGCGTTGAATTTATCAGTGCCGGCAACCATTCGGTTTTACGATTATTTATCGACCATGAAAATGGTATCGATGTTGATGACTGCGCAGAAGTTAGTCGTCAAGTAGGGGCTATTCTAGATGTAGAAGACCCGATCAGTAGTGAATATAGCTTAGAAGTTTCATCACCTGGGCTTGATCGCCCACTTTTTGACAAAGCGCACTTTGAGGCGGTTGTTGATGAAACAGTAGAAGTGAAAATTTCTATGCCATTGAATGGCCGTCGTAAATTCAAAGGCAAATTAGTTGCCGTTGATAACGATAGTTTAATTGTAATGGTGGATAACGAGGAGTATGTACTTGTTATTAGTAACATTGACAAGGCACACCTTGTTTTTAACCATCGTAAATAA
- the nusA gene encoding transcription termination factor NusA, whose amino-acid sequence MSKEILLVVDAVSNEKALPRESIFEAMETALETATKKKYEGDILVRVSIDRATGEFDTFRRWLIVDESDTPMENPYSEISLAAAQYDDPELNVGDFVEDQIESVKFDRVTTQTAKQVIVQKIREAERGLIVDAYQEQIGEIITGVVKKASRDSVILDLGNNAEAIIYRDDMLPRESFRPGDRIRGLLYEIKPEARGAQLFVSRTKPEMLIELFRVEVPEIGEEMLEIKGAARDPGSRAKISVKSNDKRIDPVGACVGMRGSRVQAVSSELGGERVDIVLYDDNPAQYVINAMAPAEVASIIVDEDKNTMDIAVEEGNLAMAIGRSGQNIRLASQLTGWELNVMTVADMNEKHQAENDKVLTLFIDKLDLDEDFALMLVEEGFTSLEEIAYVPVAEMLDIDGMDEDTVEELRERAKAAITTQALASEETLEGAEPAEDLLNLAGLERHLAFVLASRGITTLEHLAEQGVDEISDIEELDETKAGELIMAARNICWFNEE is encoded by the coding sequence ATGAGTAAGGAAATATTACTGGTCGTAGATGCTGTTTCTAATGAAAAGGCATTACCACGAGAAAGCATTTTTGAAGCGATGGAAACAGCTTTAGAAACAGCGACAAAAAAGAAATATGAAGGTGACATTTTAGTTCGTGTAAGTATTGACCGTGCAACAGGTGAATTTGACACTTTCCGTCGTTGGTTAATCGTTGATGAAAGCGACACTCCGATGGAAAACCCATATTCTGAGATTAGTTTAGCGGCTGCGCAATATGATGATCCAGAATTAAACGTTGGTGACTTTGTCGAAGATCAAATTGAATCTGTTAAGTTTGACCGTGTAACAACGCAAACAGCTAAACAGGTTATTGTACAAAAAATTCGTGAAGCAGAACGCGGACTTATTGTTGATGCTTATCAAGAGCAAATTGGTGAAATCATTACAGGTGTAGTGAAAAAAGCCAGTCGTGATAGCGTAATTTTAGATCTTGGTAATAATGCTGAAGCGATTATTTATCGTGACGACATGTTACCACGCGAAAGTTTTCGTCCAGGCGATCGTATTCGTGGTTTACTTTATGAAATTAAACCAGAAGCACGTGGTGCACAATTATTTGTAAGCCGTACAAAACCTGAGATGTTAATTGAACTTTTCCGTGTTGAAGTACCAGAAATTGGTGAAGAAATGCTTGAGATCAAAGGCGCAGCACGCGACCCTGGTTCTCGCGCTAAAATTTCAGTAAAAAGTAACGACAAGCGTATCGACCCTGTTGGCGCGTGTGTTGGTATGCGTGGTTCGCGTGTACAAGCCGTTTCAAGTGAGTTAGGCGGCGAACGTGTTGATATCGTTTTATATGATGACAACCCAGCACAATACGTGATCAATGCAATGGCACCAGCTGAAGTGGCTTCTATCATTGTTGATGAAGACAAAAACACCATGGATATTGCCGTTGAAGAAGGCAACTTAGCCATGGCGATTGGTCGTAGTGGTCAAAATATACGTTTAGCTAGCCAGTTAACAGGCTGGGAACTTAACGTAATGACTGTTGCTGACATGAACGAGAAACACCAAGCTGAAAACGATAAAGTATTAACGCTATTTATTGACAAGCTAGATCTTGATGAAGATTTTGCTTTGATGTTAGTAGAAGAAGGCTTTACCTCGTTAGAAGAAATTGCCTACGTACCTGTTGCCGAAATGCTAGATATTGATGGCATGGACGAAGACACTGTTGAAGAATTGCGCGAACGTGCAAAAGCGGCAATTACGACTCAAGCACTTGCAAGTGAAGAAACACTTGAAGGTGCAGAACCTGCAGAAGATTTATTAAATCTTGCCGGTTTAGAACGCCATTTAGCGTTTGTATTAGCAAGTCGTGGTATTACAACTTTAGAACATCTTGCTGAGCAAGGTGTTGATGAAATATCCGACATTGAAGAATTAGATGAAACCAAAGCGGGCGAGCTAATTATGGCTGCACGTAATATTTGTTGGTTTAACGAAGAATAA
- the infB gene encoding translation initiation factor IF-2 — protein sequence MANVTVEQLAKEIGTPVDRLVSQLADSGVKKSATDSVSQEEKENLLDHLKKQHGDDSTANPSKMTLSRKKKSTLVLGHGSKAKSVQVEVRKKRTYVKRSDLEEQQQAEVEAKAAEEARIQAEIDAKAKAEADAKEAVNARAAAAAKAEVQAEAKAEAKLEAEAKAKQAAIAKAKSIEEAPKPAPVVAETEEAKKLRLQQEAELTAKAEEEAKLSAEVARKLAEENESRWKEQEAERKAKEKEVVHLTSSKYAQEAEDKSDSADESGRRRKKKKPAGQDRNNRGGRNARGKGKLSLSSPQSLKHGFTKPVEIKLNEVRIGETISVAELANKMSVKGAEVVKAMFKMGAMATINQVIDQETAALVAEEMGREVVLVKENALEEAVLSDRGHTGEAITRAPVVTIMGHVDHGKTSLLDHIREAKVADGEAGGITQHIGAYHVETGHGMITFLDTPGHAAFTSMRSRGAKATDIVIIVVAADDGVMPQTVEAIQHAKASDAPIIIAVNKMDKEGADPDRVKSELSQHDVLSEEWGGDVQFCHVSAKTGLGIDELLDAILLQSEVLELTAVVDKMANGVVVESKLDKGRGPVATVLVQEGTLNQGDIVLCGLEYGRVRAMRDENGKTIQSAGPSIPVEIIGLSGVPIAGDEATVVKDEKKAREVALFRQGKFRDVKLARQQKAKLENMFANMASGEISEVNVVLKSDVQGSLEAISDSLTKLSTDEVKVRIIGSGVGAITETDATLAAASNAIMVGFNVRADATARKVIEAEKIDLRYYSVIYSLIDEVKSAMSGMLAPEFKQEIIGLAQVRDVFKSPKIGAIAGCMVTEGIIKRSAPIRVLRDNVVIYEGELESLRRFKDDVQEVRNATECGIGVKNYNDVRVGDQIEVFETVEIKRTL from the coding sequence ATGGCAAACGTAACAGTAGAACAACTTGCCAAAGAAATCGGTACACCGGTGGATCGCTTAGTTAGCCAATTGGCTGACTCAGGCGTGAAAAAATCGGCAACTGATTCTGTTTCGCAAGAAGAAAAAGAAAACCTGCTTGATCATTTGAAAAAGCAACACGGTGATGACTCAACTGCTAACCCAAGCAAAATGACATTAAGCCGTAAGAAAAAGTCTACTTTGGTTTTAGGTCATGGTAGTAAAGCTAAATCAGTGCAAGTAGAAGTACGTAAAAAACGTACTTATGTTAAACGTAGCGATTTAGAAGAGCAGCAACAAGCAGAAGTTGAAGCGAAAGCTGCAGAAGAAGCGCGTATTCAAGCTGAAATCGACGCTAAAGCTAAAGCAGAAGCTGATGCTAAAGAGGCAGTAAATGCTCGTGCAGCAGCAGCAGCAAAAGCAGAAGTGCAAGCCGAAGCTAAAGCAGAAGCAAAACTTGAAGCTGAAGCTAAAGCTAAGCAAGCCGCAATCGCTAAAGCAAAATCTATTGAAGAAGCGCCTAAGCCTGCGCCAGTAGTTGCTGAAACTGAAGAAGCGAAAAAATTACGTTTACAACAAGAAGCAGAATTAACAGCAAAAGCTGAAGAAGAAGCTAAGTTGTCTGCAGAAGTAGCACGTAAACTTGCTGAAGAAAACGAATCTCGTTGGAAAGAGCAAGAAGCTGAGCGTAAAGCGAAAGAAAAAGAAGTGGTACATTTAACCTCTTCTAAATACGCGCAAGAAGCTGAAGATAAAAGTGACTCTGCCGATGAAAGTGGTCGTCGACGTAAGAAGAAAAAACCAGCGGGTCAAGATAGAAATAACCGTGGCGGTCGTAATGCAAGAGGCAAAGGCAAGTTAAGCTTATCTTCTCCTCAAAGCTTAAAGCATGGGTTCACTAAACCCGTTGAAATTAAGCTTAACGAAGTACGTATCGGCGAAACAATTTCGGTTGCTGAACTAGCAAACAAAATGTCTGTTAAAGGCGCTGAAGTTGTTAAAGCAATGTTTAAAATGGGTGCTATGGCAACCATTAACCAAGTGATTGACCAAGAAACAGCGGCATTAGTTGCTGAAGAAATGGGTCGTGAAGTGGTACTAGTGAAAGAAAATGCCCTTGAAGAAGCGGTACTTTCAGATCGAGGCCATACAGGTGAAGCGATTACACGTGCTCCTGTTGTAACTATCATGGGTCATGTTGACCATGGTAAAACATCATTACTTGATCACATTCGTGAAGCAAAAGTAGCTGACGGTGAAGCCGGTGGTATTACTCAGCATATTGGTGCATACCATGTAGAAACAGGACACGGAATGATTACATTCCTTGATACTCCTGGTCATGCGGCGTTTACGTCTATGCGTTCACGTGGTGCTAAAGCAACCGATATCGTTATTATTGTTGTTGCCGCAGATGATGGTGTAATGCCACAAACAGTTGAAGCGATTCAGCATGCTAAAGCATCTGACGCACCAATTATTATCGCTGTTAACAAAATGGATAAAGAAGGTGCTGATCCAGATCGTGTTAAGAGTGAGTTATCACAACACGACGTACTTTCTGAAGAGTGGGGCGGAGACGTTCAATTCTGTCACGTATCAGCTAAAACTGGTTTAGGTATTGACGAATTACTTGACGCTATATTACTTCAATCTGAAGTATTAGAGCTAACCGCTGTTGTTGATAAAATGGCTAACGGTGTTGTTGTTGAATCTAAACTTGATAAAGGCCGTGGCCCAGTGGCTACTGTACTTGTTCAAGAAGGTACATTGAACCAAGGTGATATCGTACTTTGTGGTTTAGAATACGGTCGTGTTCGTGCCATGCGTGATGAGAACGGTAAGACTATTCAATCTGCAGGCCCATCTATTCCAGTAGAAATTATTGGCTTAAGTGGTGTACCAATTGCGGGTGATGAAGCTACAGTTGTTAAAGATGAGAAGAAAGCGCGTGAAGTTGCTTTATTCCGTCAAGGTAAATTCCGTGATGTGAAACTTGCACGTCAACAGAAAGCTAAGCTTGAAAATATGTTTGCGAACATGGCTTCAGGTGAAATTTCTGAAGTGAATGTAGTCCTTAAATCTGATGTTCAAGGTTCACTTGAAGCGATTTCAGATTCATTGACTAAGCTTTCAACTGACGAAGTTAAAGTTCGCATTATTGGTAGTGGCGTTGGTGCAATTACTGAAACCGATGCAACGTTAGCTGCTGCCTCTAACGCTATCATGGTTGGTTTTAACGTTCGTGCCGATGCAACAGCACGTAAAGTGATTGAAGCTGAGAAAATCGACTTACGTTACTACAGTGTTATTTACTCTTTGATTGACGAAGTTAAATCAGCAATGAGCGGTATGCTTGCTCCTGAGTTTAAACAAGAAATCATTGGTTTAGCACAAGTTCGTGATGTATTTAAGTCACCTAAGATTGGCGCAATTGCTGGTTGTATGGTTACTGAAGGTATAATCAAGCGTTCAGCACCAATTCGTGTACTACGTGATAACGTAGTTATTTACGAAGGTGAGTTGGAATCTTTACGTCGCTTTAAAGATGACGTACAAGAAGTTCGTAACGCTACTGAATGTGGTATCGGTGTTAAGAACTACAACGATGTTCGTGTTGGTGACCAAATAGAAGTATTTGAAACGGTTGAGATTAAACGCACACTATAA
- the rbfA gene encoding 30S ribosome-binding factor RbfA translates to MAREFARTDRVAQEIQKEIAMIIQREVKDPRLGMVTVNAVEITRDLAYAKIFVTFFTLEGQNVDVSIDVLNEASSYIRTLLAKRINARIMPELRFIYDSSMVEGVRMGNLVDKAVAEDVKNHEGEIDEAPAPESE, encoded by the coding sequence ATGGCCAGAGAATTTGCTCGTACTGATCGAGTTGCACAAGAAATTCAAAAAGAAATCGCGATGATTATTCAACGCGAAGTAAAAGATCCACGTTTAGGTATGGTGACGGTTAATGCGGTAGAAATTACGCGTGATTTAGCTTATGCAAAAATATTTGTTACTTTCTTCACTTTAGAAGGTCAAAATGTTGATGTTTCAATCGATGTTTTAAACGAAGCTTCAAGCTATATTCGTACTTTGTTAGCCAAGCGTATTAATGCTCGTATTATGCCAGAGCTTAGATTTATTTATGATAGCTCTATGGTTGAAGGTGTTCGCATGGGCAATTTAGTTGATAAAGCTGTAGCTGAAGATGTAAAAAATCATGAAGGTGAAATAGACGAAGCCCCAGCACCAGAGAGTGAATAA
- the truB gene encoding tRNA pseudouridine(55) synthase TruB, translated as MAKKRKGRAINGVLLLDKPYDMSSNNALQRVKHIYFAQKAGHTGALDPLATGMLPICLGEGTKFSQFLLDTDKTYQVTAKLGVRTTTSDADGEVVSEKPVDVSAEQLAAALDSFRGTTQQIPSMYSALKYQGQPLYKYAREGIEVPRESRDITVFRLDLLRFEGDEVDLDIHVSKGTYIRTIIDDLGELLGCGAHVADLRRSAVGNYPPERMVTMATLEALLEQAQAEDVPPSVYLDPLLLPMTTACDGIPAVFVDDMSANFLRHGNPVQCSNGPSEGLVQVFIGDDVDTGEFIGVGEIDDDGLVAPKRITVVG; from the coding sequence ATGGCGAAGAAAAGAAAAGGCCGTGCGATTAACGGCGTTTTATTATTGGATAAACCCTATGATATGTCGTCTAACAATGCCCTACAGCGAGTTAAGCACATATATTTTGCACAAAAAGCAGGGCATACCGGTGCTTTAGATCCATTAGCGACCGGCATGTTACCGATATGTTTAGGTGAAGGTACTAAGTTTTCTCAGTTTTTACTTGATACCGATAAAACTTACCAAGTTACCGCAAAATTAGGTGTTCGTACCACAACAAGTGATGCTGACGGTGAGGTGGTTAGTGAAAAGCCTGTCGATGTTAGTGCTGAGCAATTAGCAGCCGCATTAGACTCGTTTCGCGGTACAACTCAACAAATACCGTCAATGTACTCAGCATTAAAGTATCAGGGGCAACCTTTATATAAATATGCTCGTGAAGGTATTGAAGTACCGAGAGAATCACGTGACATTACGGTATTTCGGTTAGATCTATTACGTTTTGAAGGTGATGAAGTTGACCTAGATATTCATGTTTCTAAAGGTACCTATATTCGTACCATTATTGATGATTTAGGTGAACTTTTAGGCTGTGGAGCACATGTTGCTGATTTACGCCGAAGTGCGGTTGGTAATTATCCTCCAGAAAGAATGGTAACAATGGCAACGTTAGAAGCATTGTTAGAACAAGCCCAAGCGGAAGATGTTCCACCGTCAGTTTATTTAGATCCTTTGCTATTACCTATGACTACAGCTTGTGACGGTATACCTGCGGTTTTTGTTGATGATATGTCGGCGAACTTTTTGCGCCACGGTAACCCTGTGCAATGCTCGAATGGGCCAAGCGAGGGGTTAGTGCAAGTGTTCATTGGCGATGATGTCGATACTGGTGAATTTATTGGTGTTGGTGAAATTGATGACGATGGTTTAGTTGCCCCGAAGCGTATTACAGTCGTTGGGTAA
- the rpsO gene encoding 30S ribosomal protein S15, with protein sequence MSLNATEKAAIVAEYAQAEGDTGSPEVQVALLTVQINHLQGHFKEHIHDHHSRRGLLRMVSQRRKLLDYLKGKNVERYTALIGKLGLRR encoded by the coding sequence ATGTCTTTAAACGCTACTGAAAAAGCGGCTATCGTTGCAGAATACGCACAAGCTGAAGGTGATACTGGTTCTCCAGAAGTACAAGTTGCTTTGTTAACTGTACAAATCAACCACTTACAAGGTCACTTCAAAGAGCACATCCATGATCACCACTCACGTCGTGGTTTATTACGCATGGTAAGCCAACGTCGTAAATTACTTGATTACTTAAAAGGCAAAAACGTTGAACGTTACACTGCTTTAATTGGTAAATTAGGTCTACGTCGTTAA
- a CDS encoding alpha/beta fold hydrolase: MILKYSLYLLLILAVFLGIYLYSNLAYDKSVAELSKRWAPEPSQFLNVAGMNVHYRDEGPKSDKAPIVLIHGTSASLHTWDGWVEVLKEQRRVIRFDLPAFGLTGPDPKNNYTIEHYAKVVIAVLDKLKVDKSVLAGNSLGGYIAWATAVFHPDRVSKLILVDASGYPYDPESVPLAFKLSQNPIASRLLKNILPKSLVEKSIKNVYGNPDLVTEELVNRYYELSLREGNRSALKARFEQTLPGALIEKLHTVSVPTLLIWGRKDRLIPLKFGKQFEQEIVNSELIVFDDLGHVPHEENPQATVSAVLKFL, from the coding sequence ATGATTTTAAAATATAGCTTATATCTACTGCTTATCTTGGCCGTTTTCCTCGGCATTTATCTGTATTCAAATTTAGCGTACGACAAATCTGTTGCAGAACTGAGTAAACGCTGGGCGCCTGAACCATCACAATTTTTAAATGTAGCTGGGATGAATGTTCACTACAGAGACGAAGGCCCTAAATCGGATAAAGCACCTATTGTTTTGATACACGGTACCAGTGCGTCATTACATACTTGGGATGGGTGGGTAGAGGTATTAAAAGAGCAGCGAAGAGTAATTCGATTTGATTTACCCGCTTTTGGCTTAACAGGACCTGACCCGAAAAATAATTATACCATTGAACATTACGCTAAAGTCGTTATTGCGGTGTTAGATAAATTAAAAGTCGACAAAAGTGTATTAGCAGGTAACTCGTTAGGCGGTTATATTGCTTGGGCGACAGCGGTATTTCACCCAGATAGAGTATCTAAATTGATTTTAGTCGATGCAAGTGGCTACCCCTATGATCCTGAATCTGTGCCACTTGCTTTTAAATTGTCACAAAACCCGATAGCAAGTCGGCTATTAAAAAATATTTTACCTAAATCACTAGTAGAAAAAAGTATTAAAAATGTTTATGGAAATCCGGATTTAGTGACCGAAGAATTAGTTAACCGATACTATGAACTTTCATTGCGTGAAGGCAACCGCAGTGCTTTAAAGGCACGTTTTGAACAGACATTACCTGGAGCCTTGATAGAAAAACTTCATACTGTTAGTGTGCCAACACTTTTAATTTGGGGGAGAAAAGACCGACTAATTCCGCTTAAGTTTGGTAAACAATTTGAACAAGAAATTGTTAATAGTGAATTAATTGTCTTTGATGACTTGGGTCACGTGCCTCATGAAGAAAACCCTCAGGCAACCGTTTCGGCGGTGCTAAAATTTTTATAG
- a CDS encoding mechanosensitive ion channel family protein: protein MDDIIGTNINASELTDQAISLVMTYAPKLVLAIITLIVGLWLINRFVGVLDKKLGKKDPTLNKFLCGLLSAVMKVMLLISVASMIGIATTSFIAVIGAAGLAIGLALQGSLANFAGGVLILIFKPFKVGDTIEAQGFLGAVAEIQILYTVVNTFDNRRIVIPNGSLSNATLVNVSIYDKRRCDMTFGIHYDDDIDKAKAILQRLFDEDERSLKEPAPRICVGSLGDNSVNLMFRPWVSTDDLWPYYWDMQEKVKKAYDKEGITIPYPQRDVHVYKSE, encoded by the coding sequence ATGGATGATATTATTGGGACAAATATAAATGCTTCGGAATTAACAGACCAAGCAATATCGCTGGTGATGACATACGCACCCAAGTTGGTGCTCGCCATTATTACTTTAATCGTTGGTTTGTGGTTGATTAACCGATTTGTCGGCGTGTTAGACAAAAAATTGGGTAAAAAAGATCCAACACTTAACAAATTTCTATGTGGATTGCTGAGCGCCGTGATGAAAGTCATGCTACTAATTTCAGTCGCCTCGATGATCGGTATTGCAACGACCTCATTTATTGCGGTCATCGGTGCTGCTGGCCTCGCTATAGGGCTCGCATTGCAGGGAAGTCTGGCCAATTTTGCTGGCGGTGTACTTATCTTAATCTTCAAACCTTTCAAGGTCGGTGATACCATTGAAGCTCAGGGTTTTTTGGGCGCTGTCGCTGAAATCCAAATTCTCTACACCGTGGTAAATACCTTCGACAACCGCCGTATTGTTATTCCAAATGGTAGCCTATCTAACGCCACTTTGGTTAACGTCAGTATTTACGATAAGCGCCGATGCGACATGACCTTTGGCATACACTATGACGACGACATCGATAAGGCGAAGGCTATTCTTCAACGCTTGTTTGATGAAGACGAACGCTCTCTTAAAGAACCTGCACCAAGAATCTGTGTTGGCAGTCTCGGCGATAATTCAGTTAACCTGATGTTTCGCCCCTGGGTTTCGACTGATGACCTGTGGCCTTACTACTGGGACATGCAAGAAAAGGTCAAAAAGGCCTATGATAAAGAAGGCATTACTATTCCCTACCCTCAACGTGACGTTCATGTTTATAAATCCGAGTGA
- the pnp gene encoding polyribonucleotide nucleotidyltransferase, with amino-acid sequence MFNPVTKTFEFGQHTVTLETGVIARQATCAVMASMDDTSVLVSVVGKKEAKPGQDFFPLTVNYQERTYAAGKIPGGFFKREGRPSEEETLICRLIDRPIRPLFPEGFTNEVQVVITVVSANPEISPDIIALLGTSAALAISGMPFSGPVGAARVGYTDGKYILNPLQSELETSQLNLVVSGTDSAVLMVESEADVLSEEVMLGAVMFGHEQMQTAITAIKEMAAEVNNPKWDWVAPVKNADLIAKIAELSESQVDEAYQITEKAVRYEKIKEIRDGVVAALLAADADLDVQEAKDLFHDLEKTVVRGRITNGKPRIDGRDPEMIRALDVMTGVLPRTHGSAVFTRGETQALVVATLGTQRDAQRLDTIMGEKTDNFMLHYNFPPYCVGETGFVGSPKRREIGHGRLAKRGMLAVMPSAEEFPYSVRVVSEITESNGSSSMASVCGTSLALMDAGVPIKASVAGIAMGLVKEGDNFVVLSDILGDEDHLGDMDFKVAGTTGGITALQMDIKIEGITQEIMQLALNQAKAARTHILGVMDEAIGGHRDDISQFAPRIHTMKVPQDKIRDIIGKGGATIRQLTEETGTTIEIEDDGTVRIAATDGDQAKDAIARITALTAEIEVGTVYTGKVVRIVDFGAFVNVLPGKDGLVHISQISEERVNAVSDVLTEGQDVTVKVLEVDRQGRVRLSMKEAMEKPVAAAPETDSAE; translated from the coding sequence ATGTTTAATCCAGTTACTAAAACATTTGAGTTCGGTCAACATACCGTAACTCTAGAAACGGGCGTTATTGCTCGTCAAGCCACTTGTGCCGTTATGGCTAGCATGGACGATACATCAGTATTAGTCTCTGTTGTTGGTAAAAAAGAAGCAAAACCAGGTCAAGACTTTTTCCCATTAACGGTTAACTACCAAGAGCGTACCTACGCAGCGGGTAAAATCCCAGGTGGTTTCTTTAAGCGTGAAGGTCGTCCTTCAGAAGAAGAAACACTCATTTGTCGTCTAATTGACCGTCCAATTCGTCCACTATTCCCTGAAGGGTTTACTAACGAAGTTCAAGTCGTTATCACTGTTGTTTCGGCAAACCCAGAAATTTCTCCAGACATTATCGCTTTATTAGGTACGTCTGCAGCATTAGCTATTTCAGGTATGCCTTTTAGTGGTCCAGTTGGTGCAGCGCGTGTTGGCTATACTGACGGAAAATATATTCTTAACCCATTACAATCTGAATTAGAAACTTCTCAGTTGAACTTAGTTGTTTCTGGTACTGATTCTGCTGTATTAATGGTTGAATCTGAAGCTGACGTACTTTCTGAAGAAGTTATGCTTGGCGCTGTTATGTTTGGTCATGAGCAAATGCAAACGGCTATTACAGCAATTAAAGAAATGGCCGCAGAAGTTAACAATCCTAAATGGGATTGGGTTGCACCAGTTAAAAACGCCGATCTTATCGCTAAAATAGCTGAGCTTTCTGAAAGCCAAGTTGACGAAGCTTACCAAATTACTGAAAAAGCTGTTCGTTACGAAAAAATTAAAGAAATTCGCGATGGTGTTGTTGCGGCATTATTGGCAGCTGATGCTGACCTTGATGTTCAAGAAGCAAAAGATTTATTCCATGATTTAGAAAAAACGGTTGTTCGTGGTCGCATTACAAACGGCAAGCCTCGTATTGATGGTCGTGATCCTGAGATGATCCGTGCTTTAGATGTAATGACGGGTGTATTACCGCGTACGCATGGTTCTGCTGTGTTTACTCGTGGTGAAACTCAAGCATTAGTTGTTGCTACATTAGGTACACAACGTGACGCACAACGTTTAGACACCATCATGGGTGAAAAAACTGATAACTTCATGCTTCATTATAACTTCCCTCCATACTGTGTGGGTGAAACAGGTTTTGTTGGTTCTCCTAAACGTCGTGAAATTGGCCATGGTCGTCTTGCGAAACGCGGCATGTTGGCTGTTATGCCTTCAGCTGAAGAATTCCCGTATTCGGTTCGTGTAGTTTCTGAAATTACTGAATCAAATGGTTCATCTTCAATGGCTTCTGTTTGTGGTACTTCTTTAGCACTTATGGATGCTGGTGTACCCATTAAAGCTTCAGTTGCTGGTATTGCTATGGGTCTAGTTAAAGAAGGCGACAACTTTGTTGTTCTTTCAGACATCTTGGGTGATGAAGATCACTTAGGTGATATGGACTTTAAAGTAGCGGGTACTACCGGTGGTATTACTGCACTTCAAATGGACATTAAAATTGAAGGCATCACGCAAGAAATTATGCAACTTGCTTTAAACCAAGCAAAAGCTGCACGTACTCATATCTTAGGTGTTATGGACGAAGCTATTGGTGGACATCGTGATGATATCTCTCAATTCGCTCCACGTATTCATACTATGAAAGTTCCTCAAGATAAAATTCGTGACATTATCGGTAAAGGTGGCGCAACTATTCGTCAATTGACTGAAGAAACTGGTACGACTATTGAAATTGAAGACGATGGTACAGTTAGAATCGCAGCGACTGACGGCGATCAAGCAAAAGACGCGATTGCACGTATTACAGCTCTGACTGCTGAAATTGAAGTTGGAACTGTTTACACAGGTAAAGTTGTACGTATCGTTGACTTTGGTGCGTTTGTTAACGTATTACCAGGTAAAGACGGTTTAGTTCATATTTCTCAAATCTCTGAAGAACGTGTTAACGCTGTTAGCGACGTATTGACAGAAGGCCAAGACGTAACCGTTAAAGTACTTGAAGTTGACCGTCAAGGTCGCGTACGTTTAAGCATGAAAGAAGCGATGGAAAAGCCAGTTGCAGCAGCGCCTGAAACTGACTCAGCAGAGTAA